The Candidatus Methylomirabilota bacterium genome contains a region encoding:
- a CDS encoding iron-sulfur cluster assembly scaffold protein, whose translation MRYSQTLIDHFLNPRNAGLMREPDGVGEDEYAGCGDLARFFLRVREGRAMEVRFQTYGCGPTIAAASVASEIMAGRAVEDLAHVKPEEIERALDGLPDDRKHAADVVAGALRAAARHCLSRRGRDV comes from the coding sequence GTGAGGTATAGCCAGACGCTGATCGACCACTTCCTGAATCCGCGCAACGCCGGGCTCATGCGGGAGCCCGACGGGGTGGGCGAGGACGAGTACGCGGGATGCGGCGACCTGGCCCGCTTCTTCCTCCGCGTGCGCGAGGGGCGGGCGATGGAGGTGCGCTTCCAGACGTACGGGTGCGGACCGACGATCGCGGCGGCCAGCGTGGCCAGCGAGATCATGGCCGGGCGCGCCGTGGAGGATCTGGCCCACGTCAAACCCGAGGAGATCGAGCGCGCGCTGGACGGCCTGCCCGACGACCGCAAGCATGCCGCCGACGTGGTCGCCGGCGCGCTCCGCGCCGCCGCCCGCCACTGCTTGAGCCGGCGAGGGCGCGATGTTTGA